The following are encoded together in the Bubalus bubalis isolate 160015118507 breed Murrah chromosome 14, NDDB_SH_1, whole genome shotgun sequence genome:
- the LOC123464868 gene encoding transcription initiation factor TFIID subunit 4-like, translating into MARLPLTRTPLPAPQLPGSPLTRCPHPSARPPRRPHNPAPRRGRVLAAHKPSVRRQPSKSPGLSSPPGAHALFCEKPVQPARELPCAAEGRLPEARRYEGRGGGRLPGPLLWDCTTASGMAGVPVVPLRGCGQIGFGGFPRAGDAATSSATPAAPRPRSLCARGLRGGPLAPVARGETGRRAAGAQE; encoded by the exons ATGGCCCGGCTCCCACTCACACGCACCCCTCTCCCCGCTCCCCAACTGCCCGGCTCGCCGCTCACGCGCTGCCCTCACCCCA GCGCCCGCCCGCCTCGCCGCCCACACAACCCTGCCCCGAGGCGCGGGCGGGTGCTGGCCGCTCACAAGCCCTCTGTGCGCCGCCAACCCTCGAAGAGCCCCGGCCTAAGCTCTCCGCCCGGCGCCCACGCCCTGTTCTGCGAGAAGCCCGTGCAGCCGGCCCGGGAGCTGCCCTGCGCGGCCGAGGGAAGGCTGCCTGAGGCGCGGCGCTATGAGGGCCGGGGGGGCGGGCGCCTCCCGGGGCCGCTGCTCTGGGACTGCACAACCGCGAGCGGGATGGCGGGTGTGCCTGTGGTTCCACTCCGTGGCTGTGGGCAGATCGGTTTCGGCGGCTTCCCGCGCGCCGGGGACGCCGCCACTTCCTCTGCGACCCCCGCCGCCCCGCGTCCTCGAAGCCTCTGTGCGCGCGGACTGCGCGGTGGGCCTCTCGCCCCGGTGGCGCGCGGAGAGACCGGGAGACGGGCTGCTGGAGCTCAG